The following are encoded in a window of Ruficoccus amylovorans genomic DNA:
- the flgG gene encoding flagellar basal-body rod protein FlgG, translated as MLLSLHSSASGMEAQQLQLNTIANNLANANTTGFKRGKIEFQDMLYQRQREAGSQTADGGVLPSNVEMGNGAQVVATSRVFTQGTMRETGERMDVAIDGQGFLEVQMPDGSTAYTRDGSLKVSSDGQITNSQGYPILSGAAAIPEGTVAVTIAPTGEVTVTDGQGNQNLLFTFQLVRFNNPGGLRSIGGNLYEESEASGTAVQGTPAQDGYGRLLQGYVESSNVNVVEEMVNMITAQRAYEINSKAIQTSEEMMKIVSQLKR; from the coding sequence ATGTTACTCTCGTTGCACAGTTCGGCCAGTGGGATGGAGGCCCAGCAGCTCCAGCTCAACACCATTGCCAACAACCTCGCCAATGCCAACACGACGGGGTTCAAGCGCGGTAAGATCGAGTTTCAGGACATGCTCTACCAGCGCCAGCGCGAGGCCGGGAGCCAGACTGCCGACGGCGGTGTCTTGCCCTCCAACGTGGAGATGGGCAACGGCGCTCAGGTCGTGGCCACCTCCCGCGTCTTCACGCAGGGCACCATGCGTGAAACCGGTGAGCGCATGGACGTTGCCATCGACGGGCAGGGCTTCCTCGAAGTCCAGATGCCGGACGGCAGTACCGCCTACACGCGTGACGGTTCACTGAAAGTCTCCTCGGACGGCCAGATCACCAACAGCCAGGGGTACCCCATCCTCAGCGGTGCCGCCGCCATCCCGGAGGGGACGGTAGCGGTCACGATCGCGCCGACCGGAGAGGTCACGGTGACCGATGGCCAGGGTAACCAGAACCTGCTGTTCACTTTCCAACTGGTCCGCTTCAACAATCCCGGCGGACTCCGCAGCATCGGCGGGAACCTCTACGAAGAGTCGGAGGCCAGCGGCACAGCGGTGCAGGGAACACCCGCGCAGGACGGCTACGGCCGCTTGCTCCAGGGCTACGTGGAGAGCTCCAACGTCAACGTCGTCGAGGAAATGGTGAACATGATCACGGCGCAGCGGGCCTACGAAATCAATTCCAAGGCCATCCAGACTTCTGAAGAAATGATGAAAATCGTCAGCCAGTTGAAGCGATGA
- a CDS encoding flagellar hook-basal body protein, with protein sequence MNIGLHTGAYRLYSLERYQQVLATNLANLTTPGYRPETFVVEGKALEADMGANAPQALLPMHTLTRITEGPSPMRATGSPYDFALEDGSFFAVQDGGGKTLYTRDGEFHINADGFLVNKFGYKVLGDGGPLEIPPDGAVFSVSRDGAITVNDELVGKLRVTDFKNPDALLVQGGGFFSDASGQAGAFPVEYPSVVQGSLAGSQVQPMQEMVGLIDAARSYELIQKLIEEGDQRAQQAIRTFSE encoded by the coding sequence ATGAATATCGGACTCCATACCGGCGCCTATCGGCTCTATTCCCTGGAGCGCTACCAGCAAGTGCTGGCGACCAACCTGGCCAACCTCACCACGCCCGGTTACCGGCCGGAAACTTTTGTGGTGGAAGGCAAGGCGCTTGAGGCCGATATGGGGGCGAATGCCCCGCAGGCGCTGCTGCCGATGCATACGCTCACCCGCATCACCGAGGGTCCATCGCCGATGCGGGCCACGGGCAGCCCGTACGATTTCGCCCTGGAGGACGGGAGCTTTTTTGCCGTGCAGGACGGTGGCGGCAAGACCCTTTATACCCGCGACGGGGAGTTTCACATCAACGCCGACGGCTTCCTTGTGAACAAATTTGGATACAAAGTACTCGGTGACGGCGGCCCGCTCGAAATCCCGCCGGACGGGGCGGTTTTTTCCGTCTCGCGAGACGGCGCCATTACCGTCAACGACGAACTGGTCGGAAAATTAAGAGTCACCGATTTCAAGAATCCCGACGCGCTCCTGGTTCAGGGCGGAGGATTCTTCAGTGATGCCTCCGGGCAGGCCGGGGCCTTCCCGGTGGAGTACCCCTCCGTGGTCCAGGGAAGCCTGGCCGGAAGCCAGGTGCAGCCCATGCAGGAGATGGTGGGGCTCATTGATGCCGCCCGCTCCTACGAGTTGATCCAGAAGCTGATTGAAGAGGGAGACCAGCGGGCTCAGCAGGCGATCCGCACGTTCTCAGAATAA
- the flgK gene encoding flagellar hook-associated protein FlgK gives MSGLFSSLSSTAGALRAHGLAVELTGKNIANVNNAAYARQRVTTGANVYTGGASVSIEQVRNRLLDAQIAAQGGTRAGLEVRADIASQTLTALGESIDRLDDPQFIDDAAEGGNGIRSALDGFFNAFEEWSSNPGDAARRTQVMASAETLVDTFHRVDQQLGEIEKNARQSAASEVESLNGQLAEVHELNLRIARVESGGRETAADLRDRRQQLLENLAQSAGIHANEQANGTVTLSLTTSVGEDRILLDAAGPRTLSYDAESDRYQLPGGGEAFQPEQGRLGALSRSLKEVTGQARSDLDALAASVAEQVNTLYHRPYAAATAGPPATGEVSEANFFGQPTPPGVGTAVTAASIALFEHSDSPAFEALSASSLRSATGESGNDLARALADLRDARPSTLGGNSLGDFPRSLVSKLAVQTSQLQDSLNAQGDIEELLLSRRAGESGVSMDEEVANLVQYQQAFQASSRVFNTLSEMLDTVINQLRS, from the coding sequence ATGTCGGGCCTCTTCTCCAGTTTGTCATCGACCGCAGGTGCTCTGCGCGCTCACGGACTGGCGGTTGAACTGACGGGCAAGAACATCGCCAATGTCAACAACGCCGCCTACGCGCGGCAGCGGGTCACGACAGGGGCGAATGTTTACACCGGAGGGGCATCCGTCTCCATCGAGCAGGTCCGCAACAGGTTGCTGGATGCCCAGATCGCGGCCCAGGGTGGCACCCGGGCCGGGCTGGAGGTTCGGGCGGACATCGCCTCGCAGACGTTGACGGCTCTGGGGGAATCCATCGACCGGCTCGACGATCCGCAGTTCATTGATGATGCCGCCGAGGGAGGGAACGGTATCCGTAGCGCCCTGGATGGTTTTTTCAACGCGTTCGAGGAGTGGTCGTCCAACCCCGGGGACGCCGCCCGTCGCACCCAGGTGATGGCAAGCGCCGAAACCCTCGTGGACACTTTTCACCGCGTCGATCAGCAACTTGGAGAGATCGAGAAAAACGCACGCCAGAGCGCGGCTTCGGAGGTGGAGTCGCTCAACGGGCAGCTCGCCGAAGTCCATGAGCTGAATCTGCGCATCGCCCGCGTGGAAAGCGGCGGGCGGGAAACGGCCGCGGACCTGCGTGACCGCCGACAGCAACTGCTGGAGAACCTGGCCCAGAGCGCGGGGATCCATGCGAACGAGCAGGCCAACGGGACCGTCACTCTCAGCCTGACGACCTCCGTTGGCGAGGACCGGATTCTGCTGGACGCGGCTGGCCCCCGGACTCTGAGCTACGATGCCGAGTCTGACCGTTACCAGCTTCCGGGAGGGGGGGAGGCTTTTCAGCCCGAACAGGGCAGGCTGGGGGCCCTTTCGCGTTCGCTGAAAGAAGTGACAGGCCAGGCCCGCTCGGACCTGGACGCGCTGGCCGCTTCGGTGGCGGAGCAGGTCAACACTCTGTACCATCGTCCGTATGCGGCCGCCACCGCCGGACCTCCGGCCACTGGCGAGGTTTCCGAGGCCAACTTTTTTGGCCAGCCCACGCCGCCCGGCGTTGGAACCGCGGTTACCGCCGCCTCGATCGCACTCTTTGAGCATAGCGACTCGCCGGCCTTCGAGGCCCTCAGCGCGTCCAGCCTGCGCAGCGCCACCGGTGAGAGCGGTAACGACCTCGCCCGAGCCCTCGCGGACCTGCGCGATGCCCGGCCATCGACCTTGGGCGGGAACAGCCTGGGAGACTTTCCGCGTAGCCTGGTGAGCAAGCTCGCCGTGCAGACGTCCCAGTTGCAGGATAGCCTGAATGCCCAAGGTGACATCGAAGAGCTTTTGCTGTCTCGTCGGGCGGGTGAAAGCGGTGTCTCCATGGACGAGGAGGTCGCCAACCTCGTGCAGTACCAGCAGGCCTTTCAGGCGAGTTCGCGCGTGTTCAACACCCTTTCGGAAATGCTCGATACCGTCATTAACCAGCTTAGAAGCTGA
- the flgN gene encoding flagellar export chaperone FlgN, with translation MNNNEVCIAGWDELAELLREEVAQYGRLFRHLEDQRAALIAQDPPAILELNVQLEKQAVVLNELQQRRGELVTALREDLGLSGEMGIIEMTQAALPENAPLIEERLREVNRLIRETRRYLSSSRVLYRKAWEIGQAVLAAAGFQQQSLSLYSQGGVASAPKAAAGSLTNQHA, from the coding sequence ATGAACAATAATGAGGTATGTATCGCCGGCTGGGATGAGCTGGCAGAGTTGTTGCGTGAAGAAGTGGCTCAGTACGGGCGGCTTTTTCGGCACCTCGAAGATCAACGCGCCGCCCTGATCGCTCAGGACCCACCCGCCATTCTCGAATTAAACGTGCAACTGGAAAAACAGGCCGTCGTGCTCAACGAATTACAACAACGGCGCGGGGAGTTGGTCACTGCTTTGCGGGAGGATCTCGGGCTGTCCGGCGAGATGGGCATTATCGAGATGACCCAGGCGGCGCTCCCTGAAAACGCCCCCTTGATCGAGGAGCGGCTGCGCGAGGTCAACCGCCTGATTCGGGAGACTCGCCGCTATCTTTCTTCTAGCCGTGTGCTTTATCGTAAGGCCTGGGAAATCGGGCAGGCGGTTCTGGCTGCCGCCGGTTTCCAGCAACAGTCGCTCTCCCTCTACTCGCAAGGAGGCGTCGCCAGTGCCCCAAAGGCAGCAGCGGGGAGCTTAACCAACCAACACGCTTAA
- a CDS encoding flagellar motor protein MotB, with translation MAKGGAWKVAYADFITAMMALFMVLWILGSEQDLLEHLQEYFRNPPSPFDRESGRSQIDLGDYDGRGQRMNEEAFFDRVDPAILKSIVRDFYRALEIDRELEKSPVEISLTDDGLRMKIFDREEVSLFKQGTDELTPWGTFLVQNLAWLLVRYNFSIVIDGHVVPADMKPGQEGYSVWELSADRANAIRRALDFYSGGDLKFSRVSGYGDSKLPADGNPDTRPQRISLSLSLNDNKPEKDNNK, from the coding sequence ATGGCAAAAGGTGGAGCATGGAAAGTGGCCTACGCCGACTTTATCACGGCGATGATGGCTTTGTTCATGGTGCTGTGGATACTGGGCTCCGAGCAAGATTTGCTGGAACATCTGCAAGAATACTTCCGAAATCCTCCCAGCCCCTTCGACCGCGAGTCCGGGCGCTCGCAGATAGACTTGGGAGATTACGACGGACGCGGCCAGCGGATGAATGAAGAGGCATTCTTCGACCGGGTGGACCCAGCCATCCTCAAAAGCATCGTGCGGGACTTCTATCGCGCGCTGGAGATCGATCGCGAGCTGGAGAAATCCCCGGTCGAGATTTCCCTGACCGATGACGGCCTGCGCATGAAAATATTCGACCGCGAAGAGGTCTCGCTTTTCAAACAAGGCACCGACGAGTTGACTCCCTGGGGGACGTTCCTGGTCCAGAACCTGGCCTGGCTGTTGGTTCGCTACAATTTCTCCATTGTCATCGATGGACATGTGGTCCCCGCCGACATGAAGCCCGGGCAGGAGGGCTACAGCGTTTGGGAGTTGTCCGCCGACCGGGCTAACGCGATCCGCCGGGCGCTGGACTTTTACTCCGGCGGCGATCTGAAATTTTCGCGCGTGAGCGGTTACGGAGACAGCAAACTGCCGGCGGATGGCAACCCGGATACCCGTCCGCAGCGTATTTCCCTGTCGCTCTCTTTGAACGATAATAAGCCCGAAAAAGATAACAATAAATAG
- a CDS encoding flagellar basal body P-ring protein FlgI — MVKRLYILLFLMLAGTASAGASRIKDVTTLQGDRENQLVGYGLVVGLAGDGDSQQSTFTVQSIANMLQRFGVSVPADKLRSKNVAAVMITVDIPAFVKPGERLDVLVSSLGDADSIYGGTLLQTPLLGADEQVYAVAQGAVLVGGFSVGDQQASVQQNHPTVGIIPGGAIVEREIQTRVLDNQAFTLFLQNPDYVSAVSMAEKINTYFPAAARALSPNAIRVQVPAQYQGEEMTFIASVQSIEVEPDTVARVVVNERSGTIVATAEVRLSEVAINHGNITVSVARTPVVSQPNAFSNGKTVVTSSTDLNVTERAGGFRYLDKAPTLQDLTTALNSLGVSPRDMMSILQALKTAGALQAELIIE; from the coding sequence ATGGTTAAGCGCCTGTACATCCTCCTCTTTTTGATGCTGGCTGGCACGGCTTCCGCCGGGGCCTCGCGCATCAAGGACGTCACCACGCTGCAGGGAGACCGCGAGAACCAGCTCGTCGGCTACGGGCTGGTCGTTGGGCTGGCCGGGGATGGCGACAGCCAGCAGTCCACCTTTACCGTGCAGAGCATTGCCAACATGCTCCAGCGCTTCGGAGTGTCCGTGCCCGCCGACAAACTCCGGTCCAAGAATGTGGCCGCGGTCATGATCACGGTGGACATTCCCGCCTTCGTTAAGCCGGGCGAGCGGCTCGATGTTCTCGTTTCCTCGCTCGGTGACGCCGACAGTATTTACGGCGGCACGCTCTTGCAGACACCGCTGCTGGGTGCGGATGAGCAGGTGTACGCGGTTGCGCAGGGTGCGGTGCTGGTGGGCGGTTTTTCCGTCGGTGACCAGCAGGCATCCGTCCAGCAGAATCATCCCACGGTGGGTATTATTCCCGGAGGGGCGATTGTGGAACGGGAGATTCAGACGCGCGTGCTCGATAACCAGGCGTTCACCCTTTTTCTGCAAAATCCTGACTATGTCTCAGCCGTATCGATGGCTGAAAAAATCAACACGTATTTTCCGGCTGCTGCCCGTGCGCTTTCTCCCAACGCGATTCGGGTGCAGGTGCCCGCTCAGTACCAGGGCGAGGAGATGACGTTTATCGCCTCCGTGCAGTCGATCGAAGTCGAACCGGACACGGTCGCGCGGGTGGTGGTTAACGAGCGCAGCGGGACGATCGTGGCGACGGCGGAGGTGCGCCTTTCGGAGGTCGCCATCAACCACGGCAATATCACCGTGTCGGTGGCGCGTACGCCGGTCGTCAGCCAGCCCAATGCCTTCAGCAACGGCAAGACGGTTGTCACCAGTTCCACGGACCTGAACGTAACCGAGCGTGCCGGTGGATTCCGCTATCTGGATAAAGCGCCGACCCTTCAAGACCTCACGACGGCTCTGAATTCGCTCGGCGTCAGTCCCCGCGACATGATGTCTATCCTCCAGGCCCTGAAAACCGCCGGCGCCCTCCAGGCCGAACTTATCATCGAATGA
- the flhA gene encoding flagellar biosynthesis protein FlhA, with product MQAASNNVIPRLIRNGDFVLAGVLFMVVVIMILPVPTFVMDSLLALNLAFSALVLLVIVYVRDPISFTVFPSILLIATLFRLSLNIATTRLILLNGDAGKVVASFGEFVVGGNYIVGAVVFLILVIVNFVVITKGSGRIAEVAARFTLDAMPGKQMAIDAELNAGIIDEAKATVRRQRIQRESDFYGKMDGASKFVRGDAVAGILITLINVVAGISIGMLQRGMELADSLRWYSLLSIGDGLVSQLPALVLSLAAGLLTTRASNSQNLGSSMGRQLGFYPRAFAAISAIMLVFGLLPGMPLLPFSVLAVASGFFAVMLKRAKLDAVNFESLLDDSEELLWPEDKQLADAATGAAQTAPGADKAEGSQPGRELTEHLREDVFAVELGYSALRLADKNKGGDLLDRIAGLRRSFVQELGVLLPTVAVRDNFELEANDYRFLLRGRAVARGSVAPSRFLAMNVSGSEVELPGERTREPVFGLDATWVDEATRATAEMNGYTVVDAATVLCTHLSEVFRKHAHELIDRQMTQSLIDERKEAHPVLVNETLSGQISLGTVQAVLKLLLREGISIRHLELILEAICDLAPHTQAPHELAEHARRRLAPYFIQRFEYEPGRMKVMTLEPRLERDLCARIQRTKFEVGLALDPSTAQHVLGQLEHFASELTREGYEPVLVTMQELRLALKNFFESSISRLAVLAYQEIPPETKLESYGLISSAGLKIPAEEMLASA from the coding sequence TTTTGCTGATCGCGACCTTGTTCCGGCTCTCCCTCAATATCGCTACGACGCGGCTCATCCTGCTCAATGGCGACGCCGGAAAGGTCGTCGCCTCGTTTGGTGAATTTGTAGTGGGCGGAAACTACATTGTGGGCGCGGTCGTCTTTCTGATCCTGGTCATCGTCAACTTCGTCGTCATCACGAAGGGCTCCGGACGCATCGCCGAGGTGGCCGCCCGCTTCACACTGGACGCCATGCCGGGCAAGCAGATGGCTATCGATGCCGAGCTCAACGCCGGCATCATCGACGAGGCCAAGGCCACCGTGCGGCGCCAGCGCATTCAGCGCGAGAGCGACTTTTACGGCAAGATGGACGGGGCCAGCAAATTTGTTCGCGGCGACGCGGTAGCCGGTATCCTGATCACGCTGATCAACGTCGTGGCGGGAATTTCCATCGGCATGCTGCAGCGTGGCATGGAGCTGGCCGACAGCCTGCGCTGGTACTCGCTCCTGTCTATCGGGGACGGTTTGGTCTCCCAGCTCCCGGCGCTAGTCCTGTCGCTGGCAGCCGGTCTGCTGACCACGCGCGCCTCCAATAGCCAGAACCTGGGCAGCAGCATGGGGCGCCAGTTGGGCTTTTACCCTCGGGCCTTCGCGGCGATCTCAGCCATCATGCTGGTTTTCGGACTCCTGCCGGGAATGCCCCTGTTGCCTTTTTCCGTCCTGGCCGTGGCCAGCGGATTTTTCGCCGTGATGCTCAAGCGAGCGAAACTCGACGCAGTCAACTTCGAGAGCTTGCTTGACGATTCCGAGGAGTTGCTCTGGCCCGAGGACAAGCAGCTCGCGGACGCTGCCACCGGTGCCGCGCAGACTGCCCCGGGAGCAGACAAGGCCGAGGGTTCCCAGCCAGGCAGAGAGCTGACCGAGCATCTGCGGGAGGATGTCTTCGCTGTCGAACTCGGTTACTCGGCCTTGCGGCTGGCGGACAAGAACAAGGGTGGAGACTTGCTGGATAGGATCGCTGGCCTGAGACGGAGCTTTGTCCAGGAGCTGGGCGTGCTGCTTCCCACGGTCGCCGTGCGCGACAACTTCGAACTGGAGGCGAACGACTACCGCTTCCTCCTGCGCGGGCGGGCCGTAGCCCGTGGCAGCGTGGCGCCAAGCCGCTTCCTGGCGATGAACGTCTCCGGCAGTGAAGTCGAGCTGCCGGGCGAGCGCACACGCGAGCCCGTCTTCGGACTGGATGCAACCTGGGTAGATGAGGCGACCCGCGCCACCGCCGAGATGAACGGATACACCGTAGTCGATGCGGCGACGGTCCTGTGCACGCACCTTTCCGAAGTTTTCCGTAAACACGCGCACGAGCTGATCGATCGTCAGATGACGCAGTCATTGATCGACGAGCGCAAGGAAGCGCACCCGGTCCTGGTGAACGAGACGCTCTCCGGCCAGATCTCGCTCGGCACCGTGCAGGCGGTCTTGAAGCTTCTGCTGCGGGAAGGGATTTCCATCCGCCACCTGGAGCTGATCCTTGAGGCGATCTGCGACCTGGCACCGCACACACAAGCTCCGCACGAGCTGGCCGAGCACGCGCGCCGCCGTTTGGCCCCATACTTCATTCAGCGCTTTGAATATGAACCGGGCCGGATGAAAGTCATGACGCTGGAGCCCAGACTCGAACGTGACCTCTGCGCCCGTATCCAGCGTACGAAGTTTGAAGTCGGGCTCGCCCTCGACCCGTCCACCGCCCAGCACGTACTCGGGCAGTTGGAACACTTCGCATCTGAACTGACACGGGAGGGATACGAGCCGGTGCTCGTCACCATGCAGGAACTGCGCCTGGCGCTGAAAAACTTTTTCGAATCCTCGATCAGTCGGCTTGCCGTGCTCGCCTATCAGGAGATTCCGCCGGAAACCAAGCTGGAGAGCTACGGGCTGATCAGCTCAGCCGGACTCAAAATCCCCGCAGAGGAAATGCTCGCCAGCGCTTAA
- a CDS encoding sigma-70 family RNA polymerase sigma factor, with amino-acid sequence MSSKTYQNTAGSGQLAHSVTQAYQSKTCLPGDSPDARRYAVDFLPIVREEITRARVYLPDFIDSEELNGVAVCALMKAFKRFKADDTVESFGGYVRLRVRGAIVDELRRLDVMSRSVRKKKRQYDAAVLQVEQHHGRPATEEEIRAELSLDRESFNVLLDQLRPVSFLSFDQPLSDHSNGGTIGETIDDPNETSAAERLEKDDFIKLLRQRLDQMPDLERKILHMYYFKDFRLSEIGEAFGLSESRICQIHTKAIRSLRVYMNDLTKADLKAS; translated from the coding sequence ATGAGCAGTAAGACATATCAGAATACCGCTGGTAGCGGCCAACTGGCCCACAGTGTGACGCAGGCCTATCAGAGTAAAACCTGTTTGCCTGGCGACTCTCCCGACGCGCGTCGTTATGCAGTAGATTTCCTGCCCATCGTGCGTGAGGAGATTACCCGCGCCCGTGTTTATCTGCCCGACTTCATCGACAGCGAGGAGTTGAACGGCGTCGCCGTATGCGCCTTGATGAAGGCCTTCAAGCGCTTCAAGGCCGACGACACGGTCGAGAGCTTCGGCGGGTACGTGCGGTTGCGCGTGCGGGGCGCCATTGTGGACGAACTGCGCCGACTCGACGTCATGTCGCGTTCGGTTCGCAAAAAGAAACGTCAGTACGACGCCGCCGTCCTCCAAGTCGAGCAGCACCACGGGCGGCCCGCGACAGAGGAGGAGATCCGCGCCGAGTTATCGCTGGACCGCGAAAGCTTCAATGTCTTGCTGGACCAACTGCGGCCGGTCAGTTTCCTTTCTTTCGACCAGCCGCTGAGTGATCACTCCAATGGCGGCACCATCGGCGAGACGATCGACGACCCCAACGAGACTTCGGCGGCAGAGCGTCTGGAAAAAGACGATTTCATCAAGCTGTTACGCCAACGCCTCGATCAGATGCCCGATCTGGAGAGGAAGATCCTGCACATGTATTACTTCAAAGACTTCCGCCTGTCCGAAATCGGGGAGGCGTTCGGGCTGAGCGAATCGAGGATCTGTCAGATTCACACCAAGGCGATCCGAAGCCTGCGCGTTTACATGAACGACCTGACAAAGGCGGACCTCAAAGCTTCCTAG
- the flgA gene encoding flagellar basal body P-ring formation chaperone FlgA, whose protein sequence is MRYACPILAAASVVALAASAYAESVAPPSLAEILRPLIQRETPAPEPPQPPVEPTKAPGRVIALADVVEALTGALNRNLSEDERIEMSSTAAWTPLPLEPDAAWELSLKNSYAPSYQGLWTAHFGIKIDGEAVGNWRLPMQTTHTRKVWMAGESLGREAVPVSPQIYTVEMLDARLPDKAIAASTDLSGYELARPVSVNRVLTWDDVRVRPAIRRGDIVQVNVNHGALSIRMPAVALEDGQVGDQVRLRNIDTSREISGTVTESQKVNIQLRKNHETP, encoded by the coding sequence ATGAGATACGCCTGCCCGATTCTTGCCGCGGCGTCAGTCGTGGCACTGGCGGCTTCGGCTTACGCCGAATCCGTCGCCCCTCCGAGTCTGGCTGAGATTCTGCGTCCGCTGATCCAGCGTGAAACGCCCGCGCCGGAGCCGCCACAACCGCCGGTTGAGCCGACGAAGGCACCGGGACGCGTCATCGCGTTGGCCGATGTCGTGGAGGCATTGACCGGCGCGCTGAACCGGAACCTGTCGGAGGACGAGCGTATCGAGATGAGTAGCACCGCAGCCTGGACGCCGCTTCCCCTGGAGCCCGACGCGGCCTGGGAGCTGTCTTTAAAGAACTCGTACGCGCCCAGCTATCAGGGCCTTTGGACGGCGCACTTCGGAATCAAAATCGACGGCGAGGCCGTAGGCAACTGGCGGCTGCCGATGCAGACGACGCATACCCGCAAGGTCTGGATGGCGGGCGAAAGCCTGGGGCGCGAGGCCGTGCCCGTCTCCCCGCAGATTTACACGGTCGAGATGTTGGATGCGCGCCTGCCGGACAAGGCCATCGCCGCGTCCACTGACCTCAGCGGCTATGAGCTGGCCCGTCCGGTGTCCGTGAACCGCGTCCTGACCTGGGACGATGTGCGGGTGCGCCCGGCAATCCGGCGCGGCGATATTGTGCAGGTCAATGTCAACCACGGCGCCCTGTCCATCCGCATGCCGGCGGTAGCGCTGGAGGACGGCCAGGTCGGCGATCAGGTCCGCCTGCGCAACATCGATACCAGCCGCGAGATTTCAGGTACCGTCACAGAGTCGCAAAAAGTAAACATCCAGCTTCGGAAAAATCATGAAACTCCCTGA
- a CDS encoding motility-associated protein encodes MIVIIGFIVVLGSIYTGLSIGGGNVLVLWHISEFITVLGICLGVMIIASPLSVLKAIMVKVLQAFRGGPVPKRAFDDIMKMLYQFFMLARKDGLLALEEHLANPEESSICSKYPSFYKNPRAVQFLFDNLRPIVDGRIKPEQVQGMVHAEIETIREEQKKPVHILQMVGDSFPGIGICAAVLGIILTMGSVAEGAETVGHKVAAALTGTFLGVLGAYGFINPLTTLIETNNETELRYYRLIGNGLVGFANGLAPLMSVEMARRALLSSERPEADDLEVRLKEMMSAR; translated from the coding sequence ATGATTGTCATCATCGGTTTCATCGTCGTGCTCGGCTCGATCTACACGGGCCTGTCCATCGGGGGCGGGAACGTACTGGTCCTTTGGCACATCAGCGAGTTCATCACGGTGCTGGGGATCTGCCTGGGAGTGATGATCATCGCCAGTCCGTTGTCCGTCCTCAAGGCAATCATGGTGAAGGTGCTCCAGGCTTTCAGGGGTGGTCCGGTCCCCAAGCGCGCATTCGACGACATCATGAAGATGCTCTATCAGTTCTTCATGTTGGCACGCAAAGACGGGCTCCTGGCGCTGGAAGAGCATCTGGCCAACCCGGAGGAAAGCAGTATCTGTTCAAAGTATCCGTCATTCTACAAGAACCCGCGCGCGGTTCAGTTCCTGTTCGACAACTTGCGCCCGATCGTCGATGGACGCATCAAGCCCGAGCAGGTCCAGGGAATGGTGCATGCGGAGATCGAGACCATCCGCGAAGAGCAGAAAAAACCGGTACACATTCTCCAGATGGTCGGCGACTCGTTTCCGGGCATCGGGATTTGCGCGGCGGTGCTTGGCATCATCCTGACCATGGGCAGCGTGGCCGAAGGGGCCGAGACGGTCGGTCATAAGGTGGCAGCCGCGCTTACCGGAACCTTTCTGGGAGTGCTGGGCGCCTACGGCTTTATCAACCCGCTGACGACCCTGATCGAAACCAATAACGAGACCGAACTGCGCTACTACCGCCTCATCGGCAATGGCCTCGTCGGCTTTGCCAACGGACTGGCACCGCTGATGTCGGTGGAAATGGCCCGACGCGCGCTGCTCAGCTCTGAGCGCCCGGAGGCGGACGACCTTGAGGTCCGGCTCAAGGAAATGATGAGCGCACGTTAA
- a CDS encoding flagellar basal body L-ring protein FlgH, which produces MKLPDIPTASALVLLCLPVSAIAIDGRTGSLWNARVGARNMFADRIASNIGDIVTVVIEERAAISSKKESNVDKSSSVNDGITRFFYSPAVYPALTMGGELPALGWGANREFSGGGSITDQQRVDSHISVVVIDRLPNGVLVVEGLRRVVLANEINYAVLRGQIRPDDISPDNMVSSSRIADAEVEFVAEGSLTEAQREGWLNRIYDYLSPF; this is translated from the coding sequence ATGAAACTCCCTGATATCCCTACAGCTTCAGCCTTGGTTCTACTTTGCCTGCCGGTCTCCGCGATTGCTATCGACGGGCGCACGGGCTCGCTCTGGAACGCCCGCGTGGGCGCCAGGAATATGTTTGCCGACCGCATCGCCAGCAACATCGGCGACATCGTGACGGTGGTGATCGAGGAGCGGGCCGCCATATCCTCGAAGAAGGAAAGCAACGTGGACAAGAGCAGTTCGGTCAACGACGGGATCACCCGCTTCTTTTACTCGCCCGCCGTTTACCCGGCTCTGACTATGGGAGGCGAGTTGCCAGCCCTGGGGTGGGGGGCCAACCGCGAATTCTCCGGCGGCGGTTCGATCACCGATCAGCAGCGGGTGGACTCTCATATTTCCGTGGTGGTGATTGACCGCTTGCCCAACGGCGTGCTCGTGGTCGAGGGATTGCGTCGCGTCGTTCTCGCCAACGAGATCAACTACGCGGTCCTGCGCGGCCAGATTCGTCCGGATGACATTTCCCCGGATAACATGGTGAGCTCGTCGCGCATCGCCGACGCTGAGGTCGAGTTTGTCGCCGAGGGTTCGCTTACCGAGGCCCAGCGCGAGGGTTGGCTCAACCGCATCTACGATTACCTCAGCCCCTTTTAA